One Pongo abelii isolate AG06213 chromosome 12, NHGRI_mPonAbe1-v2.0_pri, whole genome shotgun sequence DNA segment encodes these proteins:
- the LOC100454384 gene encoding CDKN2AIP N-terminal-like protein, whose translation MRKELLLGPESYKDLSCARHPFSLEDGVLGNKTNTQLGDDHLERLRAAGTTVGGKVATAVEELVSGVRQVADFEEQFRSYSESEKQWKAHMEFILRHLPDYCNPPNGGGRLDQLMPFFMVWANHLFLGCSYNKDLLDKVMGMADGMEVEDLPQFTTRRELMKKHQR comes from the exons ATGAGGAAGGAATTGCTCCTGGGGCCAGAATCCTACAAGGACCTTAGCTGTGCCCGCCATCCCTTTAGCTTGGAGGATGGTGTCCTGGGGAATAAAACGAACACCCAACTTGGTGATGATCACTTGGAGAGGCTCAG ggcggCGGGCACCACGGTTGGTGGCAAGGTGGCCACCGCGGTGGAGGAGCTGGTGTCAGGGGTGCGGCAGGTGGCAGACTTCGAGGAGCAGTTCCGCTCCTACTCAGAGAGCGAGAAGCAATGGAAGGCCCACATGGAATTCATCCTGCGCCACCTGCCCGACTACTGCAACCCACCCAATGGCGGTGGCCGCCTGGACCAGCTGATGCCCTTTTTCATGGTCTGGGCCAACCACCTCTTCCTGGGCTGCAGTTACAATAAAGACCTTTTAGACAAGGTGATGGGAATGGCTGATGGGATGGAAGTGGAAGACTTGCCACAATTTACTACCAGAAGAGAATTAATGAAAAAGCATCAAAGGTAA